One segment of Fibrobacter sp. UWB10 DNA contains the following:
- a CDS encoding DUF3108 domain-containing protein has translation MVRNSTKFSFKIAALVAVFVAVCFAGEPNLPEVQAPWMKGERLTFSLGWGIITAGSATLEVRPTLDGKTEFLTFATGNKTINKIYPVNDTVYTRVRNKGLMTEVFRKRLHEGTFHNTSVIRFDRKGEKAWLSDTVFTDMRTRKVKRSADTAVAIQGAEHSIMSAFYLVRTLPLKVGETSRFSAVSGKKRYELKVIVHGREKIKSIFGEVPCIKVEPVLDGDGIFVSKGRIFIWLTDDERRIPVLMECEIALGSIKAKLLEAK, from the coding sequence GTGGTTAGGAATAGTACAAAGTTCAGCTTCAAGATCGCCGCACTTGTGGCGGTCTTTGTTGCTGTGTGTTTCGCGGGCGAACCGAACCTGCCGGAAGTCCAAGCCCCTTGGATGAAGGGAGAAAGGCTGACCTTCAGCCTTGGTTGGGGCATTATTACGGCTGGTTCTGCGACGCTCGAAGTTCGACCGACTTTAGACGGCAAGACTGAATTCTTGACGTTTGCAACCGGCAACAAAACCATCAACAAGATTTATCCGGTAAACGATACGGTCTACACCCGCGTGCGCAACAAGGGCTTGATGACCGAAGTGTTCCGCAAGCGTTTGCATGAGGGTACGTTCCACAATACCTCCGTGATTCGCTTTGACCGCAAGGGCGAAAAGGCCTGGCTCTCGGACACGGTGTTCACCGATATGCGCACTCGCAAGGTCAAACGCTCTGCCGATACGGCGGTCGCTATCCAGGGTGCAGAACACAGCATTATGTCGGCGTTTTACCTGGTGCGTACACTTCCGCTCAAAGTGGGCGAAACTTCTCGTTTCTCGGCGGTGAGCGGCAAAAAAAGGTACGAACTTAAGGTCATTGTGCATGGTCGCGAAAAGATCAAGAGCATATTTGGCGAAGTTCCCTGCATTAAAGTGGAACCCGTTCTCGATGGCGATGGCATTTTCGTGTCCAAAGGCCGCATTTTCATCTGGTTGACCGATGATGAACGCCGCATTCCGGTGCTTATGGAGTGCGAAATTGCGCTTGGCTCAATCAAGGCAAAATTGCTTGAGGCCAAATAA
- a CDS encoding isoprenylcysteine carboxylmethyltransferase family protein — MKRVRDFFGYLLGGVLFVALIPTIMWLASGMPALWPVDTWRYIVAPIVMLAGLVLSVWTIVYMRNRGKGNPMDAFGHEVAPRTQHLMIEGPYKINRNPMLTGTLVYLVGVAVWLWTWQSCVVFVAFFAIMMVQVLSEEKRLRRDFGEEYEEYCKHSRRF, encoded by the coding sequence ATGAAACGTGTAAGAGATTTCTTTGGTTACTTGCTGGGCGGCGTTCTTTTTGTCGCCCTAATTCCGACAATTATGTGGCTTGCATCCGGTATGCCCGCGCTTTGGCCGGTTGATACATGGCGTTATATTGTGGCTCCCATCGTGATGCTTGCAGGCCTTGTGCTGAGCGTCTGGACTATCGTCTACATGCGCAATCGTGGCAAAGGAAACCCGATGGATGCTTTCGGCCATGAGGTTGCCCCGCGTACGCAGCATCTGATGATTGAAGGTCCGTACAAGATTAACCGCAACCCGATGCTTACAGGAACCCTCGTTTATCTCGTGGGTGTCGCCGTGTGGTTGTGGACATGGCAATCGTGCGTCGTGTTTGTCGCCTTCTTTGCCATCATGATGGTGCAGGTGCTAAGCGAAGAAAAACGCCTCCGCCGCGACTTCGGCGAAGAATACGAAGAGTATTGCAAGCACTCACGAAGGTTCTAA
- a CDS encoding DEAD/DEAH box helicase, whose protein sequence is MLFSELPLANPLQRAVRAVGYEQPTPIQEKSIPSLLEGKDLLGIAQTGTGKTAAFALPILQRLLDSGKFRAPKTCRALILLPTRELAIQVEECFKQYAQFTAISTACIFGGVSDVSQKRNLIRGVDVLVATPGRLLDLINQKAVSLKALEFFVLDEADRMLDMGFIHDIRKVVALLPQNRQNLFFSATMPEDITKLAATILRPNPVRVEVAPQSTPIERIHQELYRIDKRRKGALLKELLLAHPEMKKVLVFSRTKHGADKITRVLEKAGVKCAAIHGNKSQNRRQQALGDFKCEQIRVLVATDIAARGIDVDDVSHVFNYDLPDVPETFVHRIGRTARAGKDGIAISFCAPDEEQDLRAIEKLTRISIPEGDKAIYEKLPPQQKETPESEIRNARGRGFPRGGKNRDNNRGNRHDNRQGGQKPENNNQAKHGNEKNRPQQNRPQNKPQDQLEHRTVGKNRPGSRARKRMREAAEAARRAAQNS, encoded by the coding sequence ATGCTTTTCTCTGAACTTCCCCTAGCAAATCCCTTGCAGCGTGCCGTTCGCGCTGTCGGCTATGAACAACCCACTCCGATTCAAGAAAAATCGATTCCGAGCTTGTTGGAAGGCAAGGATCTTTTGGGGATTGCTCAGACGGGTACAGGGAAGACCGCTGCGTTTGCGCTCCCGATATTGCAACGCCTGCTGGATTCCGGTAAATTTCGTGCGCCCAAGACCTGCCGTGCACTGATTCTTTTGCCCACGCGCGAGCTTGCCATTCAGGTAGAAGAATGCTTTAAGCAGTACGCCCAATTTACGGCTATTTCGACCGCCTGCATTTTTGGCGGCGTGAGCGATGTGAGCCAGAAGCGTAACTTGATTCGCGGCGTAGATGTTTTGGTCGCGACTCCGGGCCGCCTGCTCGATTTGATTAACCAGAAAGCGGTTTCCCTGAAGGCGCTTGAATTCTTTGTGCTCGACGAAGCGGACCGCATGCTCGACATGGGATTCATTCATGACATTCGCAAGGTGGTGGCGCTGCTGCCGCAGAATCGTCAGAATTTGTTCTTCAGCGCGACCATGCCTGAAGACATTACGAAGCTTGCCGCGACAATCCTGCGCCCGAACCCAGTGAGGGTGGAGGTGGCGCCGCAGAGCACTCCGATTGAACGCATACATCAGGAGCTCTACCGCATTGACAAACGCCGTAAGGGCGCGCTCCTCAAGGAACTGCTGCTCGCTCACCCCGAAATGAAAAAGGTGCTGGTCTTTAGCCGCACCAAGCACGGCGCCGACAAGATTACGCGCGTGCTCGAAAAGGCGGGCGTCAAGTGTGCCGCCATTCATGGCAACAAGAGCCAGAACCGCAGGCAACAGGCTTTGGGCGATTTCAAGTGCGAACAGATTCGTGTATTGGTAGCAACCGATATCGCTGCCCGCGGAATTGATGTGGATGACGTATCGCACGTATTCAATTATGACCTGCCCGATGTTCCGGAAACATTCGTGCACCGCATTGGCCGTACCGCCCGCGCGGGCAAAGACGGTATCGCCATTTCGTTCTGCGCCCCTGACGAAGAACAAGATTTACGTGCCATTGAAAAGCTGACTCGAATCAGCATTCCCGAAGGCGACAAGGCGATTTACGAAAAGCTCCCGCCTCAGCAAAAGGAAACGCCCGAAAGCGAAATCCGCAATGCCCGCGGACGTGGATTCCCGCGCGGTGGCAAGAATCGCGACAACAACCGCGGCAACCGTCACGATAACCGTCAGGGCGGACAGAAACCGGAAAATAATAATCAGGCTAAGCACGGTAACGAAAAGAATCGCCCGCAGCAAAACCGCCCGCAGAATAAACCGCAAGATCAGTTGGA
- a CDS encoding polysaccharide deacetylase family protein encodes MNYKKISIAALIAMGSSMVFAQDAEIATWAGFRKGAASFTFDDGAPSHVSDGGPLFDKYGYKGTFNVVVNWNPDWSGFGNMAKNGHEIASHSNTHGQNMSGEEASSKQSIANKIQQKYGIITVAYPNCNVPNKSAVQQNYVIGRICNGSWQSQPDMMGKDGPSDWTMASAIMTGSTGTNDFKGNMQKAVQQGGWIAFLTHGFENKNNGSATYSPTPLSAIEDGLKWAQQNDKDIWVAPMGHVAMYIKERKAAKAEASSSGSSITVKLTHNIKDNVSDYDYPLSLRVKYSGSTANVTQAGAKLESKIDGGYVYFDAVPNAGDIVIAGEGSGPSPESSSSAEPSSSDAKSSSSSATNPWGPKSSSSNTTAIHEIAAQNDLGISVYRSSDNYIMVGGAQGMNITVFNSLGHQVRTTRGLGAVQKVYTGAKGVYIVKVGGKTMKVRL; translated from the coding sequence ATGAATTACAAAAAGATTTCTATTGCTGCGCTGATTGCCATGGGTTCTTCCATGGTTTTTGCTCAGGATGCTGAAATTGCCACTTGGGCAGGCTTCCGCAAGGGCGCAGCGTCTTTCACGTTCGATGATGGTGCACCGAGCCATGTGAGCGATGGTGGCCCGTTGTTCGACAAGTACGGCTACAAGGGAACCTTCAACGTGGTGGTGAACTGGAACCCCGACTGGAGCGGTTTCGGCAACATGGCCAAGAACGGTCACGAAATTGCAAGCCACAGCAACACCCACGGCCAGAACATGAGTGGTGAAGAAGCTTCTTCGAAGCAGTCTATCGCAAACAAAATCCAGCAGAAGTACGGCATCATCACGGTCGCCTATCCGAACTGCAACGTCCCGAACAAGAGCGCCGTGCAGCAGAACTACGTCATTGGCCGTATCTGCAACGGTTCCTGGCAGAGCCAGCCCGACATGATGGGCAAGGACGGTCCTAGCGACTGGACAATGGCATCCGCCATCATGACTGGTTCCACCGGCACGAACGACTTCAAGGGCAACATGCAGAAGGCCGTACAGCAGGGTGGTTGGATTGCATTCCTCACCCACGGTTTCGAGAACAAGAACAACGGATCCGCCACCTACTCGCCCACGCCGCTCAGCGCCATTGAAGACGGTCTCAAGTGGGCCCAGCAGAATGACAAGGACATTTGGGTGGCTCCGATGGGTCACGTTGCCATGTACATCAAGGAACGCAAGGCCGCCAAGGCCGAAGCCTCCTCTAGCGGCAGCAGCATCACGGTCAAGCTGACCCACAACATCAAGGACAACGTTTCCGATTACGACTACCCGCTTTCCCTCCGCGTCAAGTACAGCGGCTCTACGGCCAATGTGACGCAGGCCGGTGCCAAGCTTGAATCTAAGATTGACGGTGGCTATGTCTACTTCGACGCTGTCCCGAATGCAGGTGACATCGTTATCGCTGGCGAAGGCTCTGGTCCGTCTCCGGAATCTTCCAGCAGTGCAGAACCTTCTTCTAGCGATGCCAAGAGCTCTTCTTCTTCTGCCACGAATCCGTGGGGTCCGAAGTCTTCTTCTTCGAACACGACCGCAATCCATGAAATTGCTGCCCAGAATGACCTCGGTATCTCGGTTTATAGGTCCTCTGACAACTACATCATGGTTGGTGGTGCTCAGGGCATGAACATCACCGTGTTCAATAGCCTCGGCCATCAGGTGCGTACCACTCGCGGTCTCGGTGCCGTGCAGAAGGTCTATACCGGCGCTAAGGGCGTGTACATCGTGAAGGTCGGTGGCAAGACCATGAAGGTGAGACTCTAA
- the purD gene encoding phosphoribosylamine--glycine ligase: MNILVVGSGGREHAIALAVKKSPLCDTLVCAPGNPGMANLGKCVPVDVADPKAIADFAVAEKIDLAIIGPEIPLVAGVVDEFRRRGLRAFGPTAAAAALEGSKAFSKDIMKKYGVPTAAFETFTDLASAKKFLAEHPAPIVVKASGLAAGKGAIVCMTDKEANDAVEEMLGDKAVFGESGKTVVIEEFMDGEEASIFVVCDGKDYVILSSAQDHKRVFDDDKGPNTGGMGAYSPAPVVTDALLDEVKKTIIEPTLKGMAAEGKPYTGVLYVGIMVTAKGPKVVEYNCRLGDPECQIVLPLYDGDVLALFDAAEKGELAKLGAPKAPKGSSAIVVLASAGYPGSYEKGKVVTGIEEAEKNGAQVLHAGTKMADGKLVTNGGRVFGVVGHGATLQEALNIAYDACEKVQFEGKFYRKDIGKKGLARLAK; the protein is encoded by the coding sequence ATGAATATTCTCGTCGTTGGTAGCGGTGGTCGCGAACATGCCATCGCTCTTGCAGTCAAGAAGTCGCCGCTGTGCGACACTCTCGTGTGCGCTCCGGGCAACCCGGGCATGGCAAACCTCGGCAAGTGCGTGCCGGTGGATGTGGCCGACCCGAAGGCTATTGCCGATTTCGCCGTAGCCGAAAAGATTGACCTCGCGATTATCGGTCCCGAAATCCCGCTCGTCGCTGGCGTGGTGGATGAATTCCGCCGTCGCGGGCTGCGCGCTTTCGGCCCGACTGCGGCTGCTGCCGCGCTCGAAGGCTCCAAGGCTTTCAGCAAGGATATCATGAAGAAGTACGGCGTGCCGACGGCAGCCTTCGAGACCTTCACCGATCTCGCCTCTGCCAAGAAATTCCTCGCCGAACACCCGGCTCCGATCGTGGTGAAGGCGTCGGGCCTCGCGGCAGGCAAGGGCGCTATCGTCTGCATGACCGACAAGGAAGCAAACGACGCTGTCGAAGAAATGCTCGGCGACAAGGCTGTCTTTGGCGAATCTGGCAAGACGGTCGTGATTGAAGAATTCATGGACGGCGAAGAAGCCTCCATCTTCGTGGTTTGCGATGGCAAGGACTACGTGATTCTCTCTTCTGCCCAGGACCACAAGCGCGTCTTTGACGACGACAAGGGCCCGAACACGGGTGGCATGGGCGCTTACAGCCCGGCTCCGGTGGTGACCGACGCTCTCCTCGACGAAGTGAAAAAGACGATTATCGAACCGACCCTCAAGGGCATGGCCGCCGAAGGCAAGCCCTACACGGGCGTGCTCTACGTGGGCATCATGGTGACTGCGAAGGGCCCGAAGGTCGTGGAATACAACTGCCGCCTCGGTGACCCCGAATGCCAGATTGTGCTGCCGCTTTATGACGGCGACGTACTCGCCTTGTTCGACGCCGCCGAAAAGGGTGAACTCGCTAAGCTCGGTGCCCCGAAGGCTCCGAAGGGCAGCTCCGCTATCGTCGTGCTTGCCAGCGCTGGTTATCCGGGCTCCTACGAAAAGGGCAAGGTTGTGACGGGTATCGAAGAAGCCGAAAAGAACGGCGCCCAGGTGCTCCATGCCGGTACCAAGATGGCTGACGGCAAGCTGGTGACTAATGGTGGTCGCGTGTTTGGCGTGGTCGGTCACGGTGCAACGCTCCAGGAAGCTTTGAACATCGCTTACGACGCTTGCGAAAAGGTTCAGTTTGAAGGCAAGTTCTACCGCAAGGACATTGGTAAGAAGGGCCTTGCAAGACTCGCAAAATAA
- a CDS encoding isoprenyl transferase, whose translation MANQLRHVAIIMDGNGRWARSRGLERFLGHRKGTQATIDAVEVGVNLKLEHMTLYVFSSENWGRPSKEVDYLMNLLIEMVVKEIPDLMEKNVKLTVIGNMNRLPEKPRASLQSAIDKTANNTGMQLNLAISYGGRQEIVEATRSIAAQVASGALKVEDIDETLFAKNLYLKGAPDPDLVIRTGGEFRLSNYLLWQAAYSEFYVTDTLWPDFTKEEFMKAVEFFNTRERRFGKVLHE comes from the coding sequence GTGGCAAATCAGCTTAGACATGTAGCGATAATTATGGATGGCAACGGGCGTTGGGCTCGTAGCCGCGGTCTCGAACGTTTTCTGGGCCACCGCAAGGGAACCCAGGCGACGATTGATGCCGTCGAAGTGGGCGTGAACCTCAAGCTTGAACACATGACGTTGTATGTGTTCAGTTCTGAAAACTGGGGCAGACCTTCTAAGGAAGTGGATTACCTGATGAACCTCCTGATTGAAATGGTGGTTAAGGAAATCCCTGACCTTATGGAGAAAAATGTAAAGCTTACGGTAATTGGAAACATGAACCGTTTGCCTGAAAAGCCCCGCGCAAGCTTGCAGTCCGCCATCGACAAGACTGCGAACAACACGGGTATGCAGTTGAACCTTGCCATCTCTTACGGTGGCAGGCAAGAAATTGTCGAAGCAACCCGCTCTATTGCCGCCCAAGTCGCATCGGGCGCTCTCAAGGTCGAAGATATCGACGAGACGCTCTTCGCTAAGAATTTGTATTTAAAAGGAGCTCCCGATCCGGATCTCGTGATTCGTACCGGGGGCGAGTTCAGGCTTTCGAATTATCTGCTTTGGCAGGCTGCCTATAGTGAGTTCTACGTGACGGATACGCTGTGGCCCGACTTTACCAAGGAAGAATTCATGAAGGCTGTCGAGTTCTTTAATACTCGAGAAAGACGTTTTGGAAAGGTGTTGCATGAGTAA
- a CDS encoding autotransporter outer membrane beta-barrel domain-containing protein: MFKKVLLSLCLTAFMSWAQDDFDEDDEGFVTAPASAQEDGDAAPRAKMATAEDEEEEEVYDVGINSAQRREMAERKKFEEEQRQDEYANSERRRDWLRNRLIFQIGMGSRYPIMGETGMGMGFGAGMEYILPFHASLYGSFGFLPGGTDNDFDEWKLEGGYGYKVGVNYYLFPKNPLHLGVSVSYGTVYFDHDIIPDKDGVRALIKVDGFQFDALITYLTNEWYYLQFSIGMYYAPKLAKTPERWDATNRTGDETTDNPSFRKLEIEVVDNAGSVNYDWSDGEWGSRVVDPKGMSKTGIVFGIAIGYALPELFPDDTEKRRREREKARARSGVAGR; this comes from the coding sequence ATGTTTAAGAAAGTACTTTTGTCTTTATGCTTGACCGCCTTCATGTCTTGGGCACAAGACGACTTTGACGAGGACGACGAAGGCTTCGTTACTGCCCCTGCCTCTGCTCAAGAAGACGGTGATGCTGCTCCGCGTGCTAAGATGGCTACAGCCGAAGACGAAGAAGAGGAAGAAGTCTATGACGTTGGTATTAACTCTGCCCAGCGCCGTGAAATGGCCGAACGCAAGAAGTTTGAAGAAGAACAGCGTCAAGACGAATACGCAAACTCTGAACGTCGTCGTGACTGGCTGCGCAACCGCTTGATTTTCCAGATTGGTATGGGTTCCCGTTACCCGATTATGGGTGAAACCGGTATGGGCATGGGTTTCGGTGCCGGTATGGAATACATTTTGCCGTTCCATGCGTCTTTGTATGGTTCCTTCGGCTTCTTGCCTGGTGGTACTGACAATGACTTCGATGAATGGAAACTTGAAGGCGGCTATGGCTACAAGGTGGGCGTTAACTACTACCTGTTCCCCAAGAACCCGCTCCATTTAGGTGTGTCTGTTTCTTACGGTACAGTCTATTTCGACCACGATATTATTCCGGATAAGGATGGCGTTCGTGCCTTGATCAAGGTGGACGGTTTCCAGTTTGACGCTCTTATCACTTACTTGACCAATGAATGGTACTACTTGCAATTCTCTATCGGTATGTACTATGCTCCGAAACTGGCCAAGACCCCGGAACGTTGGGATGCAACGAACCGTACGGGTGATGAAACTACCGACAACCCGAGTTTCCGCAAGCTTGAAATCGAAGTGGTGGATAACGCAGGCTCTGTCAACTACGACTGGAGTGATGGCGAATGGGGCTCCCGCGTTGTGGACCCGAAGGGCATGAGCAAGACGGGTATCGTGTTCGGTATCGCTATCGGTTACGCTCTGCCGGAACTCTTCCCGGATGACACCGAAAAGCGCCGTCGTGAACGTGAAAAGGCTAGAGCCCGCTCTGGCGTTGCCGGTCGCTAA
- the frr gene encoding ribosome recycling factor, with amino-acid sequence MAEYTEKMDKAIEATEREFSKIRAGQASPAILNDVRIDYYGTPTPISQVAKVSVPEPRMLLVSPWEKTMVDPIEKAILAANIGLTPMKDGNCIRVSLPILTTERRQELAKIARKHAEEGRVAIRNIRRDANDSLKKNKDLPEDEVKKQQDEIQKATDKAIAKIDSLLAEKEADILKV; translated from the coding sequence ATGGCAGAATATACCGAAAAAATGGACAAGGCCATCGAGGCCACCGAACGTGAATTTTCCAAGATCCGTGCTGGCCAGGCTAGCCCCGCCATCTTGAACGACGTGCGTATCGACTACTACGGTACGCCGACTCCGATTTCCCAGGTGGCTAAGGTTTCTGTGCCCGAACCGCGCATGCTGCTTGTGTCCCCGTGGGAAAAGACCATGGTCGACCCGATTGAAAAGGCTATCCTTGCCGCAAACATCGGCCTTACCCCGATGAAGGACGGCAACTGCATCCGCGTGTCGCTCCCGATTCTTACCACGGAACGCCGTCAGGAACTTGCAAAGATTGCTCGCAAGCACGCCGAAGAAGGTCGCGTGGCAATCCGTAACATCCGTCGCGATGCTAACGATTCCCTCAAGAAGAACAAGGACCTGCCCGAAGACGAAGTCAAGAAGCAGCAGGACGAAATCCAGAAGGCTACCGACAAGGCTATCGCCAAGATTGACAGTCTTCTCGCCGAAAAGGAAGCTGACATCCTCAAGGTGTAG
- a CDS encoding phosphatidate cytidylyltransferase, translating to MSNLAQRLITAFIAIPIVFFLLWFSDYSRIGLMCFMAGVGAWEWAGMASKMYKGPDTRYLSFASSLALTLAWALSKGGYFGMPAVPYVVGMTFLLIFAIYIGVAYAKVEIDHLFPWLVMQLAAPLYVGLWGGMNVLMMGNGQGFEHCYPFILVMTGVWLCDTVAYFFGKFAAGKGPFGRHPFAPSISPKKTWEGSIAGSIATVAWVAYWAKCSAALACFNVEIDLAKAIGLGVLVTVAGQVGDLLMSALKRWSGTKDSGNLFVGHGGVLDRCDSFYLAAPALYLLMDFFQKIA from the coding sequence ATGAGTAATCTCGCACAGCGTTTGATCACGGCCTTTATCGCGATTCCTATTGTTTTCTTTTTGCTGTGGTTCAGCGATTATAGCCGTATTGGCCTGATGTGCTTCATGGCTGGTGTCGGTGCTTGGGAATGGGCTGGCATGGCTAGCAAAATGTACAAGGGCCCCGATACTCGTTATCTTTCTTTTGCCTCTTCTTTGGCCCTGACTTTGGCTTGGGCTCTTTCGAAGGGTGGCTATTTTGGTATGCCTGCCGTACCGTATGTGGTGGGCATGACATTCCTTTTGATTTTTGCAATCTACATTGGTGTCGCTTACGCCAAGGTTGAAATTGACCACTTGTTCCCGTGGCTCGTAATGCAACTCGCAGCTCCGCTTTATGTGGGTCTCTGGGGTGGCATGAACGTTCTCATGATGGGTAATGGCCAGGGCTTTGAACACTGCTATCCGTTTATTCTTGTAATGACGGGCGTGTGGCTTTGCGATACGGTGGCCTATTTCTTCGGTAAGTTTGCGGCAGGCAAGGGACCCTTCGGTCGCCATCCGTTTGCGCCGAGCATTAGCCCGAAAAAGACCTGGGAAGGTTCTATTGCCGGTTCTATTGCGACTGTTGCATGGGTGGCTTACTGGGCCAAGTGCAGTGCCGCTCTCGCATGCTTCAATGTGGAAATTGACCTTGCAAAGGCCATTGGCCTTGGCGTCTTGGTGACTGTTGCTGGCCAGGTGGGCGATCTGTTGATGTCTGCCCTTAAGCGCTGGAGCGGTACCAAGGATTCCGGCAACCTGTTTGTCGGCCACGGTGGCGTGCTTGACCGCTGCGATTCCTTCTACCTCGCAGCCCCAGCCCTCTACCTGCTGATGGATTTCTTCCAAAAAATCGCCTAA
- the rimO gene encoding 30S ribosomal protein S12 methylthiotransferase RimO has protein sequence MPTKKPKVFVVHLGCAKNQVDAENLVGEMLHAGFTTCDTAAKADYILVNTCGFIEAAKEESINAILAQINGKKPKQKLIVSGCLSGRYGDELVKELPEVDYWVGTYKPGELLKKMGIVAPQTCDAENLPRMNLGGFKHHAYLKIAEGCNRRCAYCAIPLIRGKQVSRSIEDIVAEAKELEAQGVQEITLIAQDTTYFGREKGKKGGTLAQLLKAILDNTNIPWIRTLYWYPMFVDDELLDLMANEPRLVKYVDMPIQHASDNVLKNMKRNYRKKELVDILHKIRERIPGVTLRTTVLVGFPGETHEDFEELMELLDDIQFDHLGGFVFSPEEGTPVMEMDLPAVDESEARARLDAVNDLQEELDAEHAEAMIGKTVRIIIDQVAEESEYHFYGRTEGNSMENDDIVKVLEGDADVGEFHDALVVDAEPHELIVKLV, from the coding sequence ATGCCTACCAAAAAGCCCAAAGTTTTCGTTGTCCATTTAGGATGCGCCAAGAACCAGGTCGATGCAGAAAACCTGGTCGGAGAAATGTTACACGCCGGTTTTACCACCTGCGACACCGCTGCCAAGGCAGACTACATCCTGGTGAACACCTGCGGTTTTATCGAAGCCGCCAAAGAAGAATCCATCAACGCAATTCTCGCACAAATTAACGGCAAGAAGCCCAAGCAGAAACTGATTGTCTCCGGCTGCCTTTCGGGCCGCTACGGCGACGAGTTGGTGAAGGAACTGCCCGAAGTCGATTACTGGGTAGGCACGTACAAACCGGGCGAACTTTTGAAGAAGATGGGCATTGTTGCCCCGCAAACTTGCGATGCAGAAAACTTGCCGCGCATGAACTTGGGCGGATTCAAGCACCACGCCTACTTAAAGATTGCCGAAGGCTGCAACCGCCGTTGCGCCTATTGCGCGATTCCCTTGATTCGTGGCAAACAAGTTTCTCGCAGCATCGAAGACATTGTTGCCGAAGCCAAGGAACTTGAAGCACAGGGCGTCCAGGAAATCACGCTGATCGCCCAGGACACGACTTACTTCGGTCGCGAAAAGGGCAAGAAGGGCGGCACGCTCGCCCAGCTTTTGAAGGCGATTCTAGACAACACGAACATTCCGTGGATTCGCACGCTTTACTGGTACCCGATGTTTGTAGATGACGAACTTTTGGACCTGATGGCAAACGAGCCGCGCCTTGTGAAATACGTGGACATGCCGATTCAGCACGCCAGCGACAATGTGCTTAAGAACATGAAGCGCAACTACCGCAAGAAAGAACTTGTGGACATTTTGCACAAGATTCGCGAGCGCATTCCGGGCGTTACGCTGCGCACCACGGTGCTTGTCGGATTCCCCGGCGAAACGCACGAAGACTTTGAAGAACTGATGGAACTCTTGGACGACATTCAGTTCGATCACTTGGGCGGATTCGTGTTCAGCCCCGAAGAAGGCACGCCCGTAATGGAAATGGACTTGCCCGCTGTCGATGAAAGCGAAGCCCGCGCAAGGCTCGATGCCGTGAACGATTTGCAAGAAGAACTCGATGCCGAACACGCCGAGGCGATGATTGGAAAGACCGTTCGCATTATCATCGACCAAGTTGCCGAAGAAAGCGAATACCACTTCTACGGACGCACCGAAGGCAACTCCATGGAAAACGATGATATCGTGAAAGTGCTCGAAGGCGATGCCGACGTGGGCGAATTCCACGACGCGCTCGTGGTAGACGCCGAGCCGCATGAATTGATAGTTAAGTTGGTTTAA
- the purE gene encoding 5-(carboxyamino)imidazole ribonucleotide mutase encodes MQINEVPNAKVGIVAGSKSDQETVDKITAVLDSFGIVWEYNILSAHRTPNATAKYAREAAGRGLQVLIGVAGLAAALPGVLAGHTILPVIGLPCAGGPLNGVDALHSIVQMPPGIPVATVGIGNGKNAGYLAAHIVALSDAGVREKLVAYRKGLGDIEG; translated from the coding sequence ATGCAGATTAATGAAGTTCCGAATGCAAAGGTCGGTATCGTTGCGGGTAGCAAGTCCGACCAGGAAACTGTAGATAAAATCACCGCCGTGCTCGACAGCTTCGGCATCGTGTGGGAATACAACATCCTCTCTGCACACCGCACCCCGAACGCCACCGCGAAGTATGCTCGCGAAGCCGCCGGGCGAGGCCTCCAGGTCCTCATCGGTGTTGCTGGCCTCGCTGCAGCCCTCCCGGGCGTGCTCGCAGGGCACACGATTCTTCCGGTCATTGGCCTGCCCTGCGCCGGCGGCCCGCTCAACGGCGTCGATGCCCTGCACTCTATCGTGCAGATGCCCCCGGGAATCCCGGTGGCAACGGTCGGCATTGGCAACGGCAAGAATGCCGGTTACCTCGCCGCCCACATCGTCGCCCTCTCTGACGCAGGCGTTCGCGAAAAGCTCGTCGCTTATCGCAAGGGCCTCGGAGACATCGAAGGCTAA
- a CDS encoding TIGR03905 family TSCPD domain-containing protein, with translation MEETFKTKGVCATTIQFTRDGDKIRNIRFTGGCNGNLKAIAKLCEGMRAEDIAAKLLGNTCNGKPTSCADQLARAVLGKEA, from the coding sequence ATGGAAGAGACTTTCAAGACCAAAGGCGTTTGCGCAACAACGATTCAGTTCACACGCGACGGAGACAAAATCAGAAACATCCGCTTTACGGGCGGATGCAACGGCAACCTGAAAGCGATTGCCAAACTCTGCGAAGGCATGAGAGCTGAAGATATCGCGGCGAAGCTTCTGGGCAACACCTGCAACGGGAAGCCCACATCGTGCGCAGACCAGCTCGCCCGCGCTGTTCTTGGGAAAGAAGCTTAA